A window of the Gossypium hirsutum isolate 1008001.06 chromosome A05, Gossypium_hirsutum_v2.1, whole genome shotgun sequence genome harbors these coding sequences:
- the LOC107957095 gene encoding uncharacterized membrane protein At3g27390, with protein MEAPKGFLATLWNFICFLPYFFGLLLLGTIKGIVFCPLICLIITIGNSSIILGLLPFHGYWTCYSIVRTKLLGPFLKVFICVFLPVVLILWVVVGIVGSSIGGLLYGFLSPIFATFDAVGKGKTNVFVHCFYDGTLSSISGSFTVVRDFYDVCFHSYVSLMEDLRQKGPPNGKYYEIRFLYLPPALITAVLGFIVDFPVISLIALCKSPYMLFKGWHRLFHDLIGREGPFLETICVPFAGLAILLWPLATVGAVLGSMVSSIFLGAYAGVIVYQESSFWFGICYIIASLSIYDEYSNDVLDMPEGSCFARPKYRQNLKEPISNAGSLSESDSLKPHPPARMDSLTNTRIDLKPLELLEGLFKECWRHGEKMVSERLITSKDIEEAKLTKGSRVIGIGLPAYCLLQTLLRSVNSNRSGILLSDNTEITATNRPKDTFFDWFLNPFLILKEQIKSENLSEEEEDYLGKLVLLCGDPARLKISKIGSPPESDRKQAELDAIARRLQGITKSVSRYPTFRRHFENLVNILSEDLAKKSNGGTQPIRRSKSALAMIFSNKSFDRNTSNMSDQELQSTIARDIEIA; from the exons CCAAAGGGGTTTTTGGCTACTTTATGGAACTTTATATGCTTTCTACCTTACTTCTTTGGCTTGCTACTGTTAGGCACAATTAAAG GAATCGTTTTCTGCCCACTGATATGTCTTATTATTACAATCGGAAACTCATCCATCATATTAGGGCTTTTGCCATTTCATGGTTACTGGACCTGTTATAGCATTGTGAG AACTAAACTATTAGGACCATTTCTGAAGGTCTTTATTTGCGTATTCCTACCGGTTGTCTTGATATTATGGGTCGTCGTTGGCATTGTTGGAAGTAGCATAGGGGGTTTATTGTACGGCTTTCTTTCACCGATATTTGCTACTTTTGATGCTGTAGGAAAAGGAAAGACCAATGTGTTTGTCCATTGTTTTTAT GATGGCACACTGAGCTCTATCAGTGGCAGCTTCACTGTAGTCAGGGATTTCTATGATGTTTGTTTCCATTCCTATGTCTCGTTAATGGAAGACCTGCGACAGAAAGGGCCTCCAAATGGAAAATACTACGAGATTAG ATTTCTTTATCTTCCACCAGCGCTTATAACTGCAGTGCTTGGTTTCATAGTAGATTTTCCTGTGATTTCGCTCATTGCCCTATGTAAAAGTCCTTACATGCTCTTTAAGGGGTGGCATCGATTATTTCATGACCTTATAGGTCGAGAAGGCCCTTTCTTGGAGACTATATGCGTACCATTTGCAGGCCTTGCTATCTTACTTTGGCCACTGGCTACTGTCGGGGCAGTGTTGGGATCCATGGTCTCCAGCATCTTCCTAGGTGCCTACGCAGGGGTGATTGTTTATCAG GAATCCTCATTTTGGTTCGGAATTTGTTACATTATTGCTTCGTTGTCCATATACGATGAATACAGCAATGATGTCCTTGACATGCCTGAAGGATCTTGCTTTGCCAG GCCTAAGTATCGCCAAAACCTAAAGGAGCCCATCTCTAATGCAGGCTCATTATCGGAATCTGACTCCTTGAAACCTCATCCTCCTGCTCGTATGGATTCACTTACGAATACAAGGATTGATTTGAAGCCACTCGAG CTACTTGAGGGCTTATTTAAGGAGTGCTGGCGCCATGGGGAAAAAATGGTTTCTGAAAGGCTGATAACCTCAAAAGACATTGAAGAGGCCAAGTTGACCAAAGGAAGTAGAGTGATCGGGATAGGCTTGCCAGCTTATTGCCTTCTTCAAACACTATTGCGCTCTGTGAACAGCAATAGATCTGGCATATTATTGA GTGACAATACTGAAATAACGGCTACAAACAGACCGAAAGACACCTTCTTCGATTGGTTTCTTAACCCCTTTTTGATACTAAAGGAGCAAATAAAATCTGAGAATCTCTCCGAGGAAGAAGAGGATTACTTAGGCAAATTAGTTTTGCTCTGTGGTGATCCAGCACGGTTGAAAATTTCAAAGATCGGATCTCCTCCCGAATCTGACCGTAAACAAGCTGAGCTTGATGCAATAGCCCGAAG GTTACAAGGGATTACAAAATCAGTGTCAAGGTATCCAACATTCCGGCGGCATTTCGAGAATCTTGTCAACATACTATCGGAGGATCTGGCAAAAAAGAGTAACGGGGGAACTCAACCAATTCGGAGATCAAAGAGTGCCCTTGCCATGATATTTAGCAATAAATCATTCGATAGGAATACAAGCAACATGTCTGATCAAGAATTACAATCTACTATTGCAAGGGATATAGAAATTGCATGA